The Eremothecium cymbalariae DBVPG#7215 chromosome 8, complete sequence genome has a window encoding:
- the FAR11 gene encoding Far11p (similar to Ashbya gossypii AGR339C), translated as MPELVRPTSPLIRSLPSQELMKKKQNKKSPYKYTEDVGKYDGTDASTAVEASLLQDLDIILHKKLQMNNTTFDQPGSPGTTNNSSNGTNVGFQMNEEERENDEELEVPGEDEDEDFTNVDEIDGPISPSSSCKVMNDIPSSSASPVCLSPIVQKMKHMPEDSEDIVDENIPIDEDYKKQLDQRAAEISSGFVFHTASKPTLDWSLKAFYSLPEELSEWLDLKDYMLLNKSKASFESKFSPGNFVEDVAYSNECVNTLKKELSEDHLNGDAILAMCYIVFGNFKEMHNLESHLGSIRRNSLLLADAAMGIIIRVFKKQAEFCRDKNSNLSQYNSLLFYSSTVFYFIICVCIETRASDQDIVDKVIDTIFEAGILEFITMYIEHWRWHSRLCMRIRNMLMISFKLLTLQFGDEVHYQKVRTYIHNLHGIETYENRPEKLTASPLDYEAFRIDINSRFPISKALESKIPKDFDNPNSLSQFLEIPRPKAHSAVKMTLPEPQLHIATPVPSPPGSPISPYTPKTRKSFQTNLCYPSLYPSDDEDNTDELESRIQLPDELDNNNVLPYNVQEAIEILSKNIEIKLSVKQLWHERSLFMMQERGWNEAEKHSNDPYDYSALEDNSQEIKTMRRIENYYQKCLPSLISLVYVLLQTIESNLNIHEYFVKDFPADMSIELLTPQLEISRAKEILMRSSSGILFTLLKWFKLSHILKFEYLSSLIYDSKVTDVFIPLLSKFTYNYNDRLYKRTVMLPHSFFAECSKNNLIYRDSYDEKFTQLYPLDSEVNIRMISSEVYMLEVLSKIIGKKTYRLKELPLNIGTLFCKLYQIFNLDIYRPILRLVKELTPFKNKRWKSEHIELISGVYLYEKLSLVDNWVAGKDISGEMHDAYGHEIALRAMLQFYNFTHYKIPMEQCGYTEKPSKSFFSKESEILTSNY; from the coding sequence ATGCCTGAATTAGTTAGACCTACCTCACCCTTAATAAGGTCACTTCCTTCGCAAGaattaatgaagaaaaagCAGAATAAGAAGTCACCTTATAAGTATACAGAAGATGTTGGGAAATACGATGGTACCGATGCCAGTACAGCAGTTGAGGCTTCATTATTGCAAGATTTGGATATTATATTGCATAAAAAATTGCAGATGAATAATACGACTTTTGATCAACCGGGGTCACCGGGAACTACGAATAACTCCTCTAATGGGACAAATGTGGGGTTTCAAATGAATGAGGAGGAAAGagaaaatgatgaagaattagaagTGCCTGGGGAGGATGAAGACGAGGATTTCAcaaatgttgatgaaatagATGGGCCCATTTCTCCGTCTAGCAGCTGTAAGGTTATGAATGATATCCCAAGCAGTTCTGCATCACCTGTATGCCTTTCTCCAATTgttcagaaaatgaaacaTATGCCAGAGGACTCTGAGGATATAGTTGATGAGAATATACCTATTGATGAGGATTACAAAAAGCAGTTGGACCAACGTGCTGCTGAGATTTCATCtggttttgttttccaTACAGCTTCTAAGCCCACCCTTGATTGGTCTTTAAAAGCATTCTATTCACTACCCGAGGAGCTCTCAGAGTGGCTAgatttgaaagattatATGCTGTTGAATAAGTCTAAAGCTTCATTTGAAAGTAAGTTTTCTCCTGGTAACTTTGTGGAAGATGTTGCCTACTCAAACGAATGTGTAAATacattgaaaaaagaactGTCAGAAGATCATCTCAACGGTGATGCTATATTGGCAATGTGTTACATTGTTTTTGGtaatttcaaagaaatGCATAATCTGGAATCGCATTTGGGCAGTATTCGAAGGAATTCTCTACTTTTAGCTGATGCTGCAATGGGCATAATAATCAGAGTTTTCAAGAAACAAGCGGAATTTTGCAGGGAtaaaaattccaatttgTCGCAATATAACTCTTTactattttattcttcgactgtgttttattttatcatttgCGTTTGCATAGAGACTAGGGCCTCCGACCAAGACATCGTTGATAAAGTAATAGATACGATTTTCGAAGCGGGTATTTTGGAATTCATAACAATGTACATAGAGCATTGGCGCTGGCATAGCAGGCTTTGCATGAGGATACGGAATATGCTTATGATATCGTTCAAGCTTCTAACCCTCCAATTTGGAGATGAAGTCCATTATCAGAAGGTTAGAACTTATATTCATAATTTACACGGGATTGAAACTTACGAAAATAGGCCGGAAAAATTAACCGCTTCTCCGCTGGATTATGAAGCATTCCGTATAGATATCAACTCCAGGTTCCCAATTTCAAAGGCTTTGGAATCCAAAATACCtaaagattttgataaCCCTAACTCATTGTCACAATTCTTGGAGATACCAAGGCCTAAGGCCCATAGTGCTGTAAAAATGACGCTCCCTGAACCACAATTACATATAGCAACTCCGGTGCCATCGCCGCCAGGTTCTCCAATATCTCCATATACTCCAAAAACTCGGAAATCATTCCAAACAAACTTGTGTTATCCGTCATTATATCcatcagatgatgaagataataCAGATGAATTGGAAAGCAGGATCCAACTTCCAGACGAACTTGATAATAACAACGTTCTTCCTTACAATGTCCAAGAGGCCATAGAGATCCTTTCTaaaaatatagaaataAAGCTTTCGGTTAAACAGTTGTGGCACGAACGGAGCCTATTCATGATGCAAGAACGAGGATGGAACGAAGCAGAAAAGCATTCAAACGACCCGTACGATTATTCAGCACTAGAAGATAATTCACAGGAAATCAAAACCATGAGACGTATTGAAAATTACTACCAGAAATGTTTGCCAAGCTTAATATCCTTGGTTTATGTTTTGTTGCAAACAATCGAATCGAATTTGAATATCCATGAATACTTTGTCAAAGACTTCCCGGCTGACATGTCTATAGAACTGTTAACCCCGCAGTTAGAAATTAGTAGagcaaaagaaattttAATGAGATCTTCCAGCGGTATTCTATTTACATTGTTGAAATGGTTCAAGTTAAGCCacattttgaagtttgaaTACTTGTCGTCGCTTATCTATGATTCAAAAGTTACCGACGTTTTCATCCCATTATTGTCCAAATTCACATATAATTACAACGACAGACTATACAAACGAACTGTTATGTTACCACACTCATTCTTCGCAGAATGCAGCAAGAACAACTTAATATATCGCGATTCCTACGATGAGAAGTTCACTCAACTGTACCCCTTGGACTCTGAGGTGAATATAAGGATGATCTCTTCAGAGGTTTATATGCTCGAGGTGCTATCAAAAATCATAGGTAAAAAAACATACAGATTAAAGGAATTGCCACTAAACATCGGTACTCTTTTCTGCAAACTATACCAAATCTTCAATCTAGACATCTACCGCCCCATATTAAGACTAGTGAAAGAACTTACCccattcaaaaataaaagatggAAATCTGAACACATAGAATTGATATCCGGCGTTTATCTATACGAAAAACTCTCCTTGGTGGACAATTGGGTAGCTGGTAAAGATATATCTGGTGAGATGCACGATGCTTATGGTCACGAAATAGCTTTAAGAGCAATGCTACAATTTTACAACTTCACTCACTACAAAATACCAATGGAACAGTGCGGTTACACTGAAAAACCAAGCAAATCCTTTTTCAGCAAAGAATCTGAAATATTAACATCTAATTATTGA
- the SPC98 gene encoding Spc98p (similar to Ashbya gossypii AGR338C), with amino-acid sequence MKRPMDLELSLYPCVVSMVPSGVSDIQVKRLVQDLAQAISTGSKEQASRMLNFYKSEMVQSQEQSQQWAKLEMFIQVLESFSSGEQVEKYLSVLNSASREVPLRAGKSAAGYLNPDTLQHHNSILSPSGAPSVYADSFENVERFSDRRSAITSFYGGPSMKLAHNDTPLAHLSDPYYSTMASETDILKYISYTLLATTSSLFPITNQSIEIPANIPNGESGVFHCVFEAALLYQYLSQQVEKYKSTTTLSPLKVNFLTVVSHKLREYTRVVNRLSNTIGSETVKSIYSQLYTQILVFRFYYGYLQKFEQVRGDQLISEFDSLKQHGDPLIKGLAEEVFSTLIDLYMEHLIFWLVRGQLKSLHDEFFVSKLQNSDARNGVNFTLLEDKIPGFIPVSVAQKIYTVGKSYVYLEVYMKEIEWASNFSTKYMTKFASLQKSTISEGFYELVHDQYIEITSFVNVTLQEKFYYNDTVRVLKDILLMGRGDFIDSIINNASSFLMEPVHQLQSYQLTKCLQESVQRSSLRHYLNKQDKNTIINKLDARLLESGHGSIGWDVFTLDYLIDPPLSIVLNVNRSGNKKEYLRIFNFLWRMKKNNHFFQDEWLSNIALMRDFKKIRRNNPLVKDIVRKVSLINVLKNQIQQFNQKLESYCFTNIIEPRHKEFKNKLSMKENSFQESFNIVTLKNGLKLIDGILKPRLDFLTKINEQAVQAAASGLKQYTIDELDSIHNKYLNSVLEHKLLDAQNGKPAGKFTNQYLPVTLIMLMNQMFDFVLTYAELNGIIHEILIQLNLERHDNLNDNLVRFNLVMKNLVNLYKIFQNSSFALIKDLKLDGNEDMAKLSRILR; translated from the coding sequence ATGAAAAGACCAATGGATCTCGAGTTGAGTTTATACCCATGTGTGGTTAGTATGGTTCCATCAGGAGTTTCAGATATTCAGGTGAAACGTCTTGTTCAGGACCTTGCTCAGGCTATATCTACTGGATCTAAAGAGCAAGCTTCTCGAATGCTAAATTTTTATAAGAGTGAAATGGTTCAGTCACAAGAGCAAAGTCAGCAGTGGGCCAAATTAGAAATGTTTATACAGGTGTTGGAGAGTTTCAGTAGTGGTGAGCAGGTTGAGAAGTATTTATCTGTGTTAAATTCAGCTTCTCGGGAGGTTCCGCTTAGAGCAGGTAAATCTGCAGCTGGATATTTGAATCCGGATACCCTACAGCACCATAATTCTATCCTTTCTCCTTCTGGTGCACCAAGTGTTTATGCCGATTCATTTGAGAatgttgaaagattttCGGATCGTAGATCAGCTAtaacttctttttatgGTGGTCCTTCAATGAAACTTGCACATAATGATACCCCATTAGCACACTTATCTGATCCTTACTATAGTACGATGGCTTCAGAGACGGATATTTTGAAGTACATTTCATACACGTTGTTGGCCACCACTTCTAGTTTGTTTCCTATCACCAATCAGTCAATTGAAATCCCTGCGAATATCCCGAATGGAGAAAGTGGAGTTTTCCATTGTGTATTCGAGGCAGCGTTGTTGTATCAGTATTTGAGTCAACAAGTCGAAAAGTACAAGTCTACAACTACACTGTCGCCACTAAAGGTTAACTTTTTGACTGTGGTTTCACACAAGCTACGAGAATATACCAGGGTTGTGAACAGACTATCTAACACTATTGGTTCTGAGACTGTAAAATCAATATACAGCCAACTCTATACCCAGATATTAGTATTCCGGTTCTATTATGGATATTTGCAAAAGTTTGAACAAGTCAGGGGCGATCAGTTAATATCCGAATTTGATTCTTTAAAGCAACATGGCGATCCATTGATCAAAGGACTTGCGGAGGAAGTGTTTTCTACTTTAATTGACCTCTACATGGAACATCTAATATTCTGGTTAGTGAGAGGTCAACTTAAATCATTACACGATgagttttttgtttctaaGCTTCAGAATTCTGATGCAAGGAATGGTGTGAATTTTACGCTTTTAGAAGATAAGATCCCAGGCTTTATTCCAGTTTCTGTTGCTCAAAAGATCTATACAGTTGGGAAAAGTTATGTTTATTTGGAGGTATAtatgaaagaaattgaGTGGGCAAGTAATTTTTCTACAAAATACATGACGAAATTTGCATCCCTCCAAAAATCCACCATCTCGGAGGGCTTTTATGAACTTGTTCATGATCAATATATCGAAATCACTTCTTTCGTCAATGTGACTTTGCaagaaaagttttattataacGACACTGTAAGAGTTTTAAAGGATATATTGCTAATGGGTAGAGGAGATTTTATCGACAGTATTATCAATAATGCCTCCAGTTTTCTAATGGAACCAGTTCATCAGCTGCAGAGTTATCAGCTAACAAAATGTCTACAGGAATCTGTTCAAAGGTCATCTTTAAGGCATTATCTAAACAAACAGGATAAAAATACtattatcaataaattAGATGCACGTTTATTAGAATCTGGGCACGGTTCTATTGGTTGGGATGTGTTTACCTTagattatttgattgatcCCCCATTGAGTATTGTATTGAATGTTAATCGTTCTGGCAACAAGAAGGAATATCTCCGAATATTTAACTTTCTTTGgagaatgaaaaaaaataaccaTTTCTTTCAAGACGAATGGTTAAGCAACATTGCGTTGATGAGGGATTTTAAGAAGATTCGTAGGAATAACCCATTGGTTAAAGATATAGTCAGGAAAGTCTCTCTTATTAATGTActaaaaaatcaaattcaGCAATTTAATCAAAAACTAGAATCTTACTGTTTCACAAATATTATAGAACCCAGGCataaagaatttaaaaataaattatccaTGAAAGAAAACAGTTTCCAAGAAAGCTTTAACATCGTCACCCTAAAAAACGGCCTAAAACTGATTGACGGAATATTAAAACCAAGATTAGATTTCTTGACAAAGATTAATGAACAAGCAGTACAAGCCGCTGCTTCGGGTCTGAAACAGTACACAATTGATGAGTTGGACAGCATCCACAATAAGTATTTGAACAGCGTTCTTGAACATAAACTACTAGATGCCCAAAATGGAAAACCAGCAGGGAAGTTTACGAATCAATATCTCCCAGTGACCTTGATAATGTTGATGAACCAGATGTTCGATTTTGTCTTGACTTATGCCGAACTAAATGGAATTATACATGAAATACTAATCCAGTTGAATTTAGAACGTCATGATAACTTGAATGACAATTTGGTAAGATTCAATTTGGtaatgaaaaatttagTGAATTTGTACAAAATATTCCAGAACAGCTCCTTTGCGTTGATAAAAGATTTAAAATTGGATGGTAATGAGGACATGGCTAAATTAAGTAGAATATTACGTTGA
- the NAF1 gene encoding RNA-binding snoRNP assembly protein (similar to Ashbya gossypii ABR138C), with protein MSCDELQVKRIKNQINKHKAMSVDSTVSIKENNEEPGSVEKELAQNTATDAFSIALANPENDEMKIQLPKEDIDLNGISSDEEENSKSSAEVSSTMHVQEAKECQKYDVVAESLEGSDNGNSVQVNSIQNFDAQEYSPKDSSDASDASDASDASDDSDDSHSSDSLEDSSEIEVEEDEDGPAAQSPIRSKNELVEEPIPTIPENFKIDENTTIHEIGLLKSAFENNIVIEAAVSGEHRVLQEGAIFCLADRTIIGPLCEVFGKLSNPFYRITVSKDSKDIIDNCKSQLGAKVYFVVPEAHWIDTFQIKQFKGTDASNGADEEIPEEEQEFSDDEREAEFKRQKKMAKKRKNGCNHEAGQRKQKNTPRNAVVYPKVKLPISMVRSNATHPSYRSRSSRMPEEPAVHADKPNEQYYSTAASNNNSYHTFQNQYLQQLPTPFPQPAVQFGAQPQSIYPVGNHNFAPQQWYQHPPQPPTEQYPQYHTIAAYQQFQMANQSNHQQYQNQQTSTPSINQAQLLHQILFQQQQQQQQQQQQQQQQQQPPYHHTEGQNNLPSRELN; from the coding sequence aTGTCATGCGATGAGCTGCAGGtaaaaaggataaagaACCAAATAAACAAGCATAAAGCCATGTCTGTGGATTCTACTGTTTCAATAAAGgaaaataatgaagaacCAGGTTCTGTGGAGAAGGAATTAGCACAAAACACTGCTACTGACGCATTCTCCATCGCTTTAGCCAATCCGGAAAATGATGAGATGAAAATTCAGCTACCAAAGGAAGACATTGACTTAAATGGCATTAGTTCCGATGAGGAAGAAAACAGTAAAAGTAGTGCTGAGGTCTCAAGTACTATGCATGTACAAGAAGCAAAGGAATGCCAAAAATATGATGTGGTTGCTGAGTCATTGGAAGGTAGCGACAATGGTAATTCTGTGCAGGTTAATtctatccaaaattttgatgCCCAAGAATATTCACCAAAAGACTCTTCAGATGCTTCAGATGCTTCAGACGCTTCAGATGCTTCAGATGATTCAGATGATTCACATTCTTCAGATTCATTGGAAGATTCATCAGAAATAGaggttgaagaagatgaagacggACCTGCGGCACAAAGCCCAATCCGTTCAAAGAACGAATTGGTCGAAGAGCCAATACCTACAATTCctgaaaactttaaaattgatgaaaatacTACCATCCATGAAATCGGTTTATTGAAATCtgcttttgaaaataacaTCGTGATCGAGGCAGCAGTTTCAGGTGAACATAGAGTTTTACAAGAAGGAGctattttttgtttggctGACCGTACAATTATTGGTCCTTTGTGTGAAGTATTTGGGAAGCTATCTAACCCATTTTATCGTATTACTGTTTCAAAGGAttccaaagatattattgataattGTAAATCCCAATTGGGCGCTAAAGTTTACTTTGTGGTCCCAGAAGCCCATTGGATAGACACGTTTCAGATCAAACAATTTAAAGGCACAGATGCATCTAATGGTGCGGATGAAGAGATACCTGAGGAGGAACAGGAGttttcagatgatgaacGTGAGGCAGAATTCAAGAGGCAAAAGAAGATGGCtaagaaaagaaagaacgGTTGTAATCATGAAGCTGGGCAAAGAAAACAGAAGAACACACCACGAAACGCAGTTGTGTATCCAAAGGTAAAATTACCTATTTCCATGGTAAGATCAAATGCAACACATCCGTCCTATAGATCTCGTAGTTCGCGGATGCCGGAAGAACCTGCAGTGCATGCAGACAAACCAAATGAgcaatattattcaacaGCCGCTTCTAATAATAACTCTTATCATACTTTCCAAAACCAATACCTACAGCAGCTGCCAACTCCATTTCCACAACCAGCAGTCCAATTTGGTGCCCAGCCTCAAAGTATATACCCTGTTGGAAACCATAATTTTGCACCTCAACAGTGGTATCAACATCCCCCTCAACCCCCAACAGAACAATATCCCCAGTATCATACAATTGCTGCCTATCAGCAATTTCAGATGGCAAACCAATCTAACCATCAGCAGTATCAAAATCAGCAGACAAGCACACCTTCAATCAATCAGGCACAGCTATTGCATCAAATTTTATtccagcagcagcaacagcaacagcagcagcaacagcagcagcaacagcagcaacagccaCCGTACCATCATACCGAAGGGCAAAACAATCTTCCATCCCGTGAGTTAAACTAA
- the MSH1 gene encoding mismatch repair ATPase MSH1 (similar to Ashbya gossypii ABR137W), producing the protein MFQSTAGRIFRSPFRILLCKRSSQSSTIPNKPLVEKLILPLLENENRTSGRIKVNHIDICGKPANITDRGGRTTKNSLPPSLQYVKDLMDKYSEYVVLTQIGSFYELYFEHAERYAPKLNITLTYREYQHGKVPFAGFPVEQVGRHLKVLIKEYGYSVAIADQFKTRSMADNEQKIYRRVTRIVTPGTYIDEAFENLNENQFLLNIEFPENCFERLADASTRIGLCWCDISTGELFVQQVILRDLVSAITRIRPKEVLLDEELVKYQIPDGEWYPELTELKKYFIKYHKLPSRYRSIDSFYYLFTSGESNATKKEFDIVLNSLSQKETASLRNTLIYIDEHLPYVAVNLQFPQRQLTTSIMQIDSRTSSALELHSTIRDNLRKGSLLSTIRRTVTSPGTRLLTQWLSAPSMQLDELQRRQTLIKIFIDNWFGTQTLIGNIKSTVDMSRLLQKFSFGKGDARELLQISESLKKASVISDNFKELLTEAKIPKDTKKFFEDMSSTLSFEHSISDKIIDLIDNSRLSQDERVIDSKSIPDDGEAAVSESFVRKSKPGVLNPIASRKLGQLHKERDTFIEKQKSLLSAYQDLFLNNFKARQIELKKLKKDNDPAIYVSGGAASIKNIVEYVKEGGLLQNQKFQIIRRSSNTCWLSHSPWEDLGRSIKISELEILTEEEFLLNNLKQEIVQHSSQIRQISQTIDYLDVLSSFSVLALEKNLVCPKLEYSGKLEIIGGRHLVVEDGLQSRSLKNFTDNDCNVDSGNLWVITGPNMGGKSTFLRQTAIIVLLAQIGCYVPCDSARIGLVDKIFSRVGSADDLYNDMSTFMVEMIETGFILKGATKNSLAILDEIGRGTSAKDGIGIAFATLKYLLEHNKCRTLFATHFGNELFHLVQTKFNKESQEKVHFYRTGIVEGKNSFYYDHKIRKGVCRNSDAVRVAQLSGFPEEAITVAKEVLTNS; encoded by the coding sequence ATGTTTCAATCAACAGCTGGTAGGATATTTAGAAGCCCTTTTCGAATTTTACTGTGTAAAAGATCCAGCCAAAGTTCTACAATCCCGAACAAGCCATTGGTGGAGAAGCTGATACTTCCACTTCTTGAGAACGAAAACAGAACAAGTGGTCGAATAAAAGTTAACCATATTGATATATGTGGGAAACCTGCTAATATTACAGATCGAGGGGGTAGAACTACAAAAAATTCCCTTCCTCCCTCACTGCAATATGTGAAAGATTTGATGGACAAGTACAGTGAGTATGTGGTGTTAACTCAGATAGGATCGTTCTATGAACTTTATTTTGAACATGCTGAAAGATATGCTCCCAAGCTAAATATAACATTAACATATCGTGAATATCAACATGGTAAAGTTCCGTTTGCTGGATTTCCAGTGGAACAAGTTGGTCGTCATTTGAAGGTTTTGATCAAGGAATACGGGTACAGTGTAGCGATTGCTGACCAATTTAAAACGAGAAGTATGGCAGATAATGAGCAAAAGATTTACCGGCGAGTTACAAGGATTGTGACTCCAGGTACATATATTGACGAAGCATTCGAGAATTTAAACGAGAACCAATTTCTATTAAATATAGAGTTTCCTGAAAATTGTTTCGAGAGGTTGGCAGATGCTAGTACAAGGATCGGTTTATGTTGGTGTGATATTTCTACAGGCGAATTGTTCGTACAGCAAGTAATATTGAGGGACTTAGTATCAGCTATCACGAGAATCAGACCGAAGGAAGTTTTGTTGGATGAGGAGCTAGTAAAATACCAAATTCCAGATGGCGAATGGTATCCGGAACTAACTGAACTTAAAAAGtattttatcaaatatCACAAGTTACCAAGCAGATATAGGTCGATTGATTCATTCTATTATCTTTTTACCAGTGGTGAATCAAATGCTACGAAGAAAGAGTTCGACATCGTACTGAACTCTTTATCACAAAAGGAAACAGCATCTTTACGAAACACATTAATTTACATTGATGAACATTTGCCATATGTTGCAGTAAACTTACAATTTCCTCAAAGACAGCTGACAACCTCTATAATGCAAATTGATTCTCGTACAAGCTCCGCACTCGAGTTACATTCTACTATTAGAGATAACCTTAGAAAGGGTTCACTGCTATCTACAATTAGAAGAACTGTGACTTCACCAGGTACAAGGCTATTAACACAGTGGTTATCAGCTCCATCGATGCAGTTAGATGAACTCCAGAGAAGACAAACACttataaaaatatttattgaCAACTGGTTTGGCACACAAACTCTAATTGGAAATATTAAATCCACAGTGGATATGTCTCGTTTATTGCAGAAATTCTCATTTGGAAAGGGTGATGCCAGAGAATTACTTCAGATATCTGAGTCGCTGAAAAAAGCCTCTGTGATTAGTGataatttcaaagaattatTAACAGAGGCCAAAATTCCGAAAGATACAAAGAAATTTTTCGAGGATATGAGTTCCACCTTAAGCTTTGAGCATTCAATTAGTGATAAGATTATCGATTTGATTGATAATTCTCGTCTTTCTCAAGATGAAAGAGTCATCGATTCCAAATCGATTCCAGATGACGGAGAAGCGGCTGTTTCTGAAAGTTTTGTCCGAAAATCAAAGCCTGGTGTTCTCAACCCCATTGCATCACGTAAGTTGGGTCAACTTCATAAAGAACGTGATACGTTTATCGAAAAGCAAAAATCTTTATTAAGTGCTTACCAagatttgtttttaaacaaCTTTAAAGCTCGCCAAATTGAGCTtaagaaattgaaaaaagacAACGATCCTGCAATTTATGTTTCTGGAGGGGCCGCATCcatcaaaaatattgtgGAATATGTTAAAGAGGGTGGACTGCTACAAAATCAGAAATTTCAGATTATTAGACGCTCATCGAACACATGCTGGTTATCACATTCTCCTTGGGAAGATCTGGGAAGATctataaaaatatcagaaTTAGAAATTCTCACCGAAGAAGAGTTTTTGCTCAATAATCTTAAGCAAGAGATTGTTCAGCATAGTTCTCAAATAAGACAGATTTCTCAGACCATAGATTATCTTGATGTCCTCTCTTCATTCTCCGTACTTGCTCTAGAAAAAAACCTTGTTTGTCCTAAATTAGAATACAGCGGAAAGTTGGAGATAATAGGTGGAAGGCATCTAGTTGTAGAGGACGGATTACAATCGAGATCTTTGAAGAACTTTACTGATAATGATTGTAATGTGGATTCAGGTAATTTATGGGTCATTACTGGCCCGAACATGGGTGGAAAATCAACATTTTTACGACAGACAGCTATAATTGTGCTTCTAGCTCAGATAGGCTGCTATGTACCTTGTGACAGTGCACGTATTGGTTTagttgataaaatattcaGTAGAGTTGGGTCCGCAGATGACTTGTATAATGATATGAGCACATTCATGGTTGAGATGATCGAAACTGGTTTCATCCTAAAGGGCGCAACGAAAAATTCTCTAGCTATATTAGACGAAATTGGCCGTGGTACGAGCGCTAAAGATGGCATTGGTATTGCATTTGCAACTTTAAAGTACTTGCTTGAACATAACAAATGCCGAACATTATTTGCAACTCATTTCGGAAATGAACTATTCCATTTAGTCCAAACCAAatttaacaaagaaagTCAAGAAAAGGTTCATTTTTATAGGACTGGAATAGTGGAGGGCAAGAATTCATTTTATTATGATCACAAAATCAGAAAAGGTGTCTGTCGCAACTCAGATGCCGTTAGAGTTGCCCAACTATCTGGGTTTCCTGAAGAAGCAATTACCGTCGCCAAAGAAGTTTTAACAAATTCGTAA